DNA sequence from the Oncorhynchus keta strain PuntledgeMale-10-30-2019 chromosome 1, Oket_V2, whole genome shotgun sequence genome:
tccggactggagggcgactctggagggaggagacgcagagacagcctggtgcgtgggtcTGCCACAGGGCCCttcaggctggggagacctacaggaggcctggtgcgtggaggaggcaccggacgAACCGGGCTGTgaggggagcactggagctctggtgcgcagccttggcaccactcctccaggctgaatGCCTACTTTAGCCTGGCCCCCCTCCAGAGTGCAAGCACAGGTCGAgtcgggctgtgggggagcactggagatcttgTGCTTACCACTCGCACCTCTCCATTTGGCTCAATGCCCACTTTCACCGGCATAGGACGAACTGAACCGTCCCAGCGCCCCGAagacacagtacgcagagccggcgcaggataccctgggcaGAAACGGCGCACTGGAGACCAAACGTGCTGAGCTGGCACAatccgccctggctggatgcccactctcgcatggTACTTGCGGGGGGCTGGCATGTAGCGCTCCGGGCTATGAGCGCGCACTGGAGAccccgcataacacggtgcctgaccagtaccacgctgcttttttgggggctgcctctcgtgcctgctgCGCTGCCTTGCCTAATATCGCCGCCTCTCAGCTTTagctgcctccagttcttcttgcgggtggcgatattctccagcctgTCTCCAGGGTCCCtgtccgtccaatatctcctcccatgtccaggagtcctgaagTTTCTGCTCCTCTATACCACACTGCTTGGTCTGCTTGTGGTGAGTAGTTCTGTAACAATCAtctgttgaagaaggtgtggaccaaagcgcagcgtggtaagtgttcatactCTTATTTCAACTGAACACtcaataacaaaaataacatAGAGAATCAACGTAAACTGGAACaatcctgtcaggtgcagaaacacaaaagaaccatacccatccatacccatccaaaacaaagaaatacaaaaacatagaaaaaggagcatagaatgcccacccaaatcacaccctgaccaaaccaaaacagagacataaaaagctctaaggtcagggcgtgacacacagcggttgcattaaggagaagtgtatctattaTTCCTTGCATTATAGTTGTAAcatttatcaatgtttattatgagtatttctgtaaattgatgtggctctgcaaaatcactgggtgttttggaactactgaacataacgcgccaatgtatactgagattttctttatataaatatgaactttatcgaacaaaacatacatgtattgtgtaacatgaagtcctatgagtgtcgtctgatgaagatcatcaaaggttagtgatccatttatctctatttctgctttttgtgactcctctctttggctggaaaaatagctgtgttttctgtgactaggcactcacctaacataatcgtttggtttgcttttgtcataaagcctttttgaaatcggacactgtggtgggattaacaagaagtgtatctttaaaatggtgtaaaatacttgtatgtttgaggaattttaactacgggatttctgttgttttgaatttggcaccctgcactttcattggctgttgtcatatcgatcccgttagcgggatctcagcccaaagtgaatttgtccaaatactttataaaataaaaaaaacggaTTCAAATGACAGATACATCCTAAAGATGACACTGGAAGTCAGGAAGCAGGTGGCGAGTTTAATAATAAAGAACATAGAGTAATACTAAACAAGAGAAACATCTGGACATGAACACAGAACTAATACTGCATGAAGAGTGAGGCTAgggagtgctagataaaggggggTTAATCAGGATAGTGATGAAGTTCAGGTGTGCCTCATGATGGTATGCAGGTGTGTGTAATTATCAGGAATGAAGGGAAGACCCAGACCACGTCTAATAAATAATGCTTTAATGTTCCAACATACACAAGCAGTAGACAGGTCGAGGCAGGCAGGGCAGAgttacaggtcggcaggcaggctcaagggcaggcagagtggtcaggcaggcccgctcagagtcaggacaggcaagggtcaaaaccgggaggccAAGAAAAGAGAGACTTGAAAAAGCAGGAGCCGAGAAACAAAAAGCTGGTTGACTCgaacaaacaagatgaactggcaacagacagacagaacacaggtataaatacacaggggatagcggggaagatgggcgacacctggagggcggtggagacaataacaaggacaggggaaacagatcagggtgtgacagtaatgagggttgccaggtgcatgTAATGATGGTTTGCCAGGTCTGGTGCTTAGTCAACCTGCAACGTCTAGAGCCGGAGCAAGAGTAGGCATACATGAGGTGCTTTCATTTCTAATTTCATATAtttatgaaaataccctcaaataaaaggtgacattgtGTACTGTCACCTCAtctgaaacatttgatctcaaatccaaatgCACacattttagcttcactgtccataTAAATACAGAGGGGAGTGTATGTGTAGGTTACTTATCACTTCCTTATTTGACCACCATATAGTGGGTCCCATCCCCAACCTAAACCCATAACTCAACCTATAACAGGCTCTATAGATATCTGGATCAGCTCCCAACCTCACGTATACACCATTTTTAAGTCCAGCAATCTACTAGACCACCCCAGAATGACAGAATCTAAAATAGGCCAAGGGCTGCAAATACACACCAGGTAATTTGCTTAAGAGAAACAGTAGAGACGGAAAAGGAACACCTAGGCCTATACTGTAGCTAAGGGACCTCTGATGATGAGGATCCCACATGTGGTTGAGCCAGAATTTCCCTCTTATGCTTCCATTATATCAGTAATGAGGTAAACCGGCTCACACGTGTTAAACTGGATGAACTGTTTAACTGGTTCAACCATGACACGCATGTATAACAACCTGGGTCCCCCGTATCAGTTAGATGTGACACTGATTGGCTAATACGTACTAATGTAcgcgtgtgttgtgtgtgagaatgtgtgtggCACTGTGCTAAAGAGACAAGGAGAACGAGAGAAAAAGGGAAAGAGAGTGGGCGCGCAAAGGTGGGCTGCATTCAGTGAATCATTGCTATAACAGGTCCTAAAGTGTTCTGAAGATAACTACGGAGGTCCAGTTACACAGAGTTGGAGAGCTCATTCCGTCTGTCCACCGTGCTGCTATGAAACGCTGACAGGCTCATAATCCATATGGTACACTCGCTCATACAGTACTAATCTAAGGTCCCTCGCAGGTTGGAGATGAACTAGTagcattaagagagagagagagagagagagagagagagagagagagagagagagagagagagagagagagagagagagagagagagagagagagagaggagtgatcaTGCTGAGGGTTAAGTCGACAGAAATAGATACAGGCCACTAGCATATCAATGCAAACACTGCCCAGggacaggagagaaagaggaggagagagacagagaaggagatagagTGGGCACCATACAGCCACATACACTCCACATAAAGACATTGAGACAAATGCTAGGAATCCAGAAGCCACGCCAACGTGCCAGGTTTAGAAAGACAAGGATGGCCGCAGCGATTTCTGCCCGTATCTAGTGAAGCCCACCTAACCTCTGAAGCCCACCTAAACACAACTCTACAGACCGGAGTCGATACATTTTCCAACTGCTCAGCGTGTCCAGCTAAACCCACCCCCCTAGACCTGCTGCGTGGGACACAGactgggagaaagaggagagaggggaagaggaagaccaGCGGCAGGTCAGGAAAGAGACTTGAGCGGCGCCTCCGAGGAGCCATGAGGACGGCCAGGCGGGCCAGCACCGTGGAGGTGCCCTCCTTCCTCCGCCAGCTGGCCaaggagacagagaagatggTCACCTTCTTCTTtaaggggggacagagagacggCCAGGAGGGGAGCGAAGAGGACTCCAGTGATGAGGATAACGGGCCAAGTGTCTACCTGGACCGGCCCATCCTGGAGAAACACGCGACCGAGGGAGGGTCTCAGTGGGGGTTGAACTATGCAACGGCCAGCATGCAGGGCTGGAGGGCGCAGATGGAGGACGCCCACGCCTGCATGCCGGAGATGGGAGGGGAGCTGGCGGAGTGGGGCTACTATGCAGTGTTTGATGGACACGCTGGCAACACGGTGGCACAGTACTGCTCCCGCAATCTGCTGCAACACATCCTCGCTACAGGTACCAAATTGGGCGGCACACTTATATGTGGGCCAGTAGGGAAGCATTTTACAACACCTGTTTCCGGTGTGTGTCCCACAGACATAGCTACAGACAGATGTTGTTTGATAGATCAATGAAGAACTTCTTTGTCTTGGGCATGGGTGTCTCCCATTGGAGCAATGACAAGGTGCCGTTGTGCAGTAGGCTTTGTGTATGGTGTTCTTGATCTAAAGTTGTAACTTGAACACCAAAGACAATATCACCCTTGGTTTTATGTATCATTCCTAAACATTAACATGGTAGCGCAACATGGCTGACAGATGTTGTTGTTGCAAACCTCTTGATCCTTGTTCTTGGCCCGAAGTATGAGATACTAAATCTGACACTTGTGCCTACAGTGTCTGCTACTTAACTCAAGACAAACTTTAATCCTAACCTACAATGCATTAATTCATCATTTAATACCACaagcaagacagacagacagtgacctCAGAGGAATACAACAACGTGACCTGAGCTCTGAGATTTGTGCTCTGGCATGGCACCGACAGTGGGCATTTGTCCCTTGGAACCAAGCTAGCAAGGCTGGGGGTCAAAGAATTGTATTGTAACTATGTGTAGTTATCCTGTAGTTGGCCCCACTGTAGTTAACATCTGTGTGTCGATTTTAGGCAGAGCGACCTGATATGAATTACAACCAAATGATGTGTATTTGTCAACTATAGACCAGGTCGTTAACCCGTATTGATCTCTCCTGCCTCCAGGGCGCGTAAAGGCAGAGGAGAACCCTGATGACGTGAAGGAGGGGATCATCGAGGGCTTCCTGGCCATTGACAGCCACATGCACACGCTGACGCGCCAGGAATGCTGGGAGCGCAGCGGCTCCACGGCGGCCGTCGTCATGCTCTCGCCGCAGTACGTCTACTTCGTCAACTGTGGCGACTCGCGGACGCTCCTCTGCCGCGACGGCCAGGTCATCTTCTACACGGAGGACCACAAGCCCGTCAACCCCAGGGAGAAGGAGCGAATACAGAACGCAGGCGGCTCGGTGACCCAGCATAGGGTGAACGGCTCCCTGGCCATGTCCAGGTCCCTGGGAGACTTTGACTTTAAGGAGGTGGAGTGGAGGTCCCAGACTGAGCAGCTGGTTTCCCCAGAGCCAGAGGTGTATGAGCTGGAGAGGTCCCCGCAAGACGAGTTCCTCATAGTGGCTTGTGACGGCGTGTGGGACGCCATCGGCAACGAGGATCTGTGTGCATTCGTCCGCAGCCGCCTGCAGGTTTGCAATGATCTGAGGGAGATATGCAACCAGGTCATTGACCTCTGCCTCTATAAGGTCAGTGTGGAAATGATCAGATCACACTACATGCAGAATCACAATGATCCTAAACCTCTGCCTCCTCTATGGGTACATATGCAGGACCAGAGTATAAACTTGAAAAGGGGTACAATCACACTCACTAATTGCCAAATTGAGTAAATTGCAATGATAACTGGACATTGTATGGAAAGTCAGAAGGTGCCGGGGCTGAGAGGGTTTAGAGTACTTTGACAGTATCTTCAGGCAATGATATCATCTCAAGGTCTTGtctgccctctcccctcctgGAGTCTTGGAGACTAATACTCAATGTTCGGATGAGTCAGAGGATTTAACAGCAGGACACAGCCAGGTCGGAACAGCCAGGTGACTTACACTGCACTGCAAGGAGTCTGCTCCATAGCCAATGGCCATTTtctaaatacatttttgttatCAGGGAGTCACACTGAGACCAAGGTCTatattacagatgagccctgaattacatacattacagaaaatacacacatccaaatataaatgcaaaatgcATGAAGAAAGAGAAACACGGTCATAAAAAACAAAGACATTCATCACTAATAAGGTCCTAAATCAGCTTTATGAATTTCCCCCGAGGCTCCCAAAATTCAAATTAAAGGAATTTTAGAAAGATTCTTCCACAAACAAGGTGCACGAAAACTAAAAACTGATTTACCTAACTCTGTAGAGACCAAAGCAATTTCcagttagccatccctgagaccaGGTGTGATAACTCGTATGTCTAAAACATAGCAATGTATCAACCAACGTGACATCAAAGAGGtccaaccaactttctggtagagaatgcagtgatgagtacTAAAATTGTTGCCCGTAATAAAGCGCAGTGCACTATGGTAAACTGCATCTAACGAAGTAGCAGCTGCGTTCATAGCTGCTGTCGCCATAGTCTAGGACCGATAGGAACGTTGACTGAATAATCTACCTTCTACTATTTAGTGAGAGAGAAGAGGCCCATTTTCATTCTCAGCTACTTAACTAACTCATCAATATTATTTTTAAATGACAGCCTTTCATCTATCCAGATGCCCAAATATTTATGAGCAGGGTCACAACCAAGATGGACACCATTAAAATCACATATTCTAGTTATTTTTATGCGCTCTATACTCTTAACTAAGGCTGctacggtgaccgtattaccaacacaccggcggtcacgagtcatgaaggcagtcaaattcaaCGTgtccgtttagtcacggtaattaggcttctccaagctctgatgctgctgatggtcattagtagcctggcaaacttgctaactgcctggtactcagcattCCATTGTCCCTTTAATCACGCTagcatcaatgcaaatgtattcgaaaatctaatcaaacacttcatgagagcccatgagctcatgttgtgcaatgtttctataggctatgcaattgcacaagaaaacagagtgatggcctctattaaaaagaggaggattccatcagctttctataggctaggcctactatatttactTCTCAACTTCCCTAATATTGAGCACAttgcttatctttacaacaggagtgtAGGCTActtggctggcatgaaaatgaaccaagggaaaagcatcctccatttGCTTTTTAAGTGAATAGATGACATCCCTGTTTCGAAACATGGTCCATTCTAAATTAAAAAAATTCaaacatattatttattatatgtaAAGaaaattaaatcaagaatagtctgatgggtgacaatattagcctatcacttctGAATTATATATTTTCACACAGCGTAAGGcaagaaacaatgcctttttttgcgactttttcaaatcatagtcgcacacatcatgtagcctagcccatatgCCTATATACCTCACAAccaaagtggccaaataacttcttaaaattggGCACATTACTATGTTTTACAAGAGGTAAAGAGACTAACTGGCAGACATAAGCAGCGCGTGcatttcaagtttggggaagatcattttcattataaaaatgcacctttacaataaaagcattacattcataatcacatttgtggtcacttttgataatggtgttttcccgctaatggaAAATTTGtacttatagcctactgccatgtgtGCATTgttgcgcttataatgtgaagaaatagcctaatagttaataaacattttaagctaaacgttctgatctgttgcgtcagccacatagtgtaaaaaaatattttgggatgctagtggttgtattaatttgtgatccttttcaggaaactaggcgtatgtcgcgggtcactacAGGAGAGCCCTTTGAacataaacattttttaaaatcaaaatgttttttttgttgttgcagaaatgccttctggaacatgtgaactttcatgtgccttaataacagacTTGTATGCTATCTGTAAATAAGAACAAAATtattaaattatgagcctagttgttTTAGCCACAGAAAGGATAGCAACCATCCCGATAACCATGATGGGCTGAGAttatgagtgggctggacatgccgagagatgagtttggattggtctgccatatagcactcttctgtctatttgagctggtcagtatgtgtaggtaatcctgtctaacgtggctttaaaaaaaagttttgcgTAGTAAAAcggcataagtgttgctctccactttctggaggaccgagttttgaaatcagtggaatttgaGTATGATCGCTGAGGTGATGGAGAAA
Encoded proteins:
- the LOC118395346 gene encoding protein phosphatase 1A-like; the encoded protein is MRTARRASTVEVPSFLRQLAKETEKMVTFFFKGGQRDGQEGSEEDSSDEDNGPSVYLDRPILEKHATEGGSQWGLNYATASMQGWRAQMEDAHACMPEMGGELAEWGYYAVFDGHAGNTVAQYCSRNLLQHILATGRVKAEENPDDVKEGIIEGFLAIDSHMHTLTRQECWERSGSTAAVVMLSPQYVYFVNCGDSRTLLCRDGQVIFYTEDHKPVNPREKERIQNAGGSVTQHRVNGSLAMSRSLGDFDFKEVEWRSQTEQLVSPEPEVYELERSPQDEFLIVACDGVWDAIGNEDLCAFVRSRLQVCNDLREICNQVIDLCLYKGSLDNMSIIIVTFPGAPQVSQEALQQEAELETLLEAKVEEIVNLLRSEDKDPDLLYVMKFLVSEDIPGLPPGGGVTSKRDCVISAYQKFVTPSRSLEPMDIGGSEESN